Proteins encoded within one genomic window of Brenneria nigrifluens DSM 30175 = ATCC 13028:
- a CDS encoding helix-turn-helix transcriptional regulator, producing MVNSVSSALVKRRFSIEDFFDFGERYGIRYHFPTLARSGDGDKEKRIVVQGNVEELVLSSGICLTNSDVRVLQPYESTSLQCSPMYTLVVLEGCVAIRLNGREFVVRSGMALSTRLGEHLVMNASHPADRHLKTLTLGINPANFQPQPMMSSLLHEWTHSQTCAFMWQVPGYLLSGLQQALENGAAGLPRQLMLEGIMLQLLGYGLSAEPRGRENGYLSAPGERCRLENVRQLLQRQPENAYTLHELAQAAAMSSSSLRSKFRQTYGHSVFDYLRDCRLALARRYLEQGYSVQQAAWMSGYQHATNFATAFRRRYGIAPSAVRTLP from the coding sequence ATGGTCAACTCCGTCTCTTCCGCGCTAGTAAAACGCCGCTTCTCGATAGAGGATTTTTTTGATTTTGGCGAGCGCTATGGGATTCGCTACCATTTTCCCACGTTGGCGAGAAGCGGCGATGGTGATAAAGAAAAGCGCATCGTCGTCCAGGGAAATGTTGAAGAGCTGGTGCTGTCGTCCGGTATTTGCCTGACGAACTCCGACGTACGGGTTTTGCAGCCCTATGAGTCGACCTCGCTGCAGTGTTCCCCCATGTATACGCTGGTGGTGCTGGAAGGCTGTGTGGCGATCCGGCTTAACGGCCGGGAATTCGTCGTGCGTTCGGGGATGGCGCTCAGCACCCGGCTGGGCGAGCATCTGGTGATGAATGCCAGCCACCCGGCCGATCGTCATCTCAAGACCCTGACGCTGGGCATTAATCCCGCCAATTTCCAGCCGCAGCCGATGATGTCCTCTCTGCTGCATGAATGGACGCATTCCCAAACCTGCGCGTTTATGTGGCAGGTGCCCGGTTATTTGCTGTCCGGCCTGCAACAAGCGCTGGAAAACGGCGCGGCCGGGCTGCCGCGCCAGCTGATGCTGGAAGGGATCATGCTGCAACTGCTGGGCTACGGCCTGTCGGCCGAACCGCGGGGGCGGGAAAATGGTTATCTGTCCGCGCCCGGTGAGCGCTGCCGTTTGGAGAACGTACGCCAGTTGCTGCAACGGCAGCCGGAAAACGCCTATACCTTGCATGAGCTGGCGCAAGCGGCCGCCATGAGCTCCAGCAGCCTGAGAAGCAAATTCCGTCAAACCTATGGGCACTCGGTGTTCGATTACCTGCGTGATTGCCGGTTGGCGCTGGCGCGCCGTTATCTTGAACAGGGATATAGCGTCCAGCAGGCCGCCTGGATGTCCGGTTATCAACACGCCACCAACTTCGCCACCGCTTTCAGGCGGCGCTACGGTATCGCGCCGAGCGCGGTACGTACCCTTCCCTGA
- the metH gene encoding methionine synthase translates to MINRLDELRRQLAQRIMVLDGGMGTMIQSYHLQEEDYRGERFADWPSDVKGNNDLLVLTRPQVISAIHDAYLEAGADILETNTFNSTTIAMADYGMESLSAEINTAAARLARACADRWTALTPDKPRFVAGVLGPTNRTASISPDVNDPAFRNISFDQLVAAYRESTRALIEGGVDLIMIETIFDTLNAKAAVFAVETEFEALGVELPVMISGTITDASGRTLSGQTTEAFYNALRHARPLSFGLNCALGPEELRQYVAELSRIAECYVSAHPNAGLPNAFGEYDLDAADMARHIGEWARAGFLNIVGGCCGSTPAHIAAVAKVVDGVAPRKLPQIPAACRLAGLEPLNIDADTLFVNVGERTNVTGSARFKRLIKEEKYNEALDVARQQVESGAQIIDINMDEGMLDAQAAMTRFLSLIAGEPDIARVPIMIDSSKWEVIEQGLKCIQGKGIVNSISMKEGVEAFVHHARLVRRYGAAVVVMAFDETGQADSRARKIEICRRAYRILTQEVGFPAEDIIFDPNIFAVATGIEEHNNYAVDFIEACADIKAQLPHAMISGGVSNVSFSFRGNDMVREAIHAVFLYHAIRNGMDMGIVNAGQLAIYDDLPAELRDAVEDVILNRRDDATERLLDLAEKYRGSKSEDESTKPQAEWRGWPVNKRLEYSLVKGITEFIEPDTEEARRQAQRPIEVIEGPLMDGMNVVGDLFGAGKMFLPQVVKSARVMKQAVAYLEPYIEASKAKGSTAGKILLATVKGDVHDIGKNIVGVVLQCNNYEIIDLGVMVPTDKILKTAREEQVDIIGLSGLITPSLDEMVNVAKEMERQGFTLPLMIGGATTSKAHTAVKIEQNYSGPTVYVQNASRTVGVVSALLSPTQYADFVARTRKEYETVRIQHGRKKPRTPPVTLEAARNNAFSPDWASYTPPVAHRLGVQQVTASVDTLRHYIDWTPFFMTWSLAGKYPRILEDDVVGEEAKRLFADANAMLDELSASGSLNPRGVVGLFPANRVGDDVEIYSDERRDKVLLVSHHLRQQTEKTDFPNYCLADFVAPQSSGKPDYLGAFAVTGGLEEDTLAERWDAKHDDYNKIMVKALSDRLAEAFAEYLHERVRKVYWGYAANENLSNDELIRESYQGIRPAPGYPACPDHTEKAEIWQLLEVEKRAGMKLTDSYAMWPGASVSGWYFSHPESKYFAVAQIQRDQVEDYAKRKGISVSEIERWLAPNLGYDAD, encoded by the coding sequence GTGATTAATCGGCTAGACGAATTGCGCCGTCAGTTAGCGCAGCGGATTATGGTATTGGATGGTGGCATGGGAACCATGATCCAAAGTTATCATTTGCAGGAGGAAGATTATCGCGGCGAGCGCTTTGCGGACTGGCCGAGCGATGTAAAAGGCAATAACGATCTTCTGGTACTGACCCGGCCTCAGGTGATTAGCGCCATCCACGACGCCTATCTGGAAGCCGGCGCGGATATCCTCGAAACCAATACCTTTAATTCCACCACCATCGCCATGGCCGATTATGGGATGGAGTCACTCTCCGCCGAGATTAATACCGCCGCGGCGCGGCTGGCCCGCGCCTGCGCCGACAGGTGGACGGCGCTGACGCCGGATAAACCGCGCTTTGTCGCGGGAGTGCTCGGCCCGACCAACCGCACCGCCTCCATTTCCCCCGACGTCAACGATCCGGCATTCCGTAATATCAGTTTTGATCAGCTGGTCGCGGCTTACCGTGAATCCACGCGCGCGTTGATCGAGGGGGGTGTCGATCTAATCATGATCGAAACCATCTTTGACACCCTGAATGCCAAAGCCGCGGTCTTCGCGGTGGAAACCGAATTTGAGGCGCTGGGGGTGGAGCTGCCGGTAATGATCTCCGGCACCATCACCGATGCCTCCGGGCGCACGCTGTCGGGACAGACCACCGAAGCTTTCTATAACGCCTTGCGGCACGCCAGGCCGCTGTCGTTCGGCCTGAACTGCGCGCTGGGGCCGGAAGAGCTGCGTCAGTACGTGGCTGAACTTTCCCGCATCGCCGAGTGTTACGTATCCGCTCACCCGAACGCCGGGCTGCCGAACGCTTTCGGCGAGTACGATCTGGATGCGGCGGACATGGCGCGGCATATCGGCGAATGGGCGCGCGCCGGCTTTCTGAATATTGTCGGCGGTTGCTGTGGTTCAACGCCGGCGCATATCGCCGCGGTCGCCAAAGTGGTCGACGGCGTTGCGCCGCGCAAACTGCCGCAGATCCCGGCGGCCTGCCGTCTGGCAGGGCTGGAACCGCTGAATATCGATGCCGATACGCTGTTTGTCAATGTCGGCGAACGCACCAACGTAACCGGCTCGGCGCGCTTCAAACGGCTGATAAAAGAAGAGAAATATAATGAAGCGCTGGATGTGGCCCGTCAGCAGGTAGAGAGCGGCGCGCAGATTATCGATATCAATATGGATGAGGGCATGCTGGATGCGCAAGCGGCGATGACCCGCTTCCTGAGTCTGATTGCCGGCGAGCCCGATATCGCCCGCGTTCCCATCATGATCGACTCCTCGAAATGGGAGGTGATTGAGCAAGGGCTGAAATGCATTCAGGGCAAAGGCATCGTGAACTCGATTTCCATGAAGGAAGGGGTCGAGGCCTTTGTGCATCACGCCAGGCTGGTGCGCCGCTACGGCGCGGCGGTGGTGGTGATGGCGTTTGACGAGACGGGCCAGGCGGATAGCCGGGCGCGCAAAATTGAAATATGCCGCCGCGCCTACCGCATTCTGACGCAAGAAGTCGGTTTTCCCGCGGAAGATATTATTTTCGATCCAAATATTTTCGCCGTCGCCACCGGGATTGAAGAGCATAACAACTATGCGGTGGATTTCATCGAAGCCTGCGCGGATATCAAGGCGCAGCTGCCTCACGCGATGATCTCCGGCGGCGTCTCCAACGTGTCGTTTTCTTTCCGCGGCAATGACATGGTGCGTGAAGCGATCCACGCCGTCTTTCTTTATCACGCCATCCGCAACGGTATGGATATGGGGATCGTCAACGCCGGCCAGTTGGCGATTTATGACGATCTTCCCGCCGAGCTGCGCGATGCGGTCGAAGATGTGATCCTCAACCGCCGCGACGACGCCACCGAACGTCTGCTGGATCTGGCGGAAAAATACCGCGGCAGCAAGTCGGAAGACGAGAGCACCAAGCCGCAGGCGGAATGGCGCGGCTGGCCGGTGAATAAGCGGCTGGAATATTCGCTGGTTAAAGGCATTACCGAATTTATCGAACCAGATACCGAGGAGGCGCGCCGTCAGGCGCAGCGGCCGATTGAAGTGATCGAAGGGCCGCTGATGGACGGTATGAACGTGGTCGGCGACCTGTTCGGCGCCGGGAAAATGTTTTTGCCGCAGGTGGTGAAATCCGCCCGGGTGATGAAGCAGGCGGTGGCCTATCTCGAACCCTATATCGAGGCCAGCAAGGCCAAAGGCTCCACCGCCGGCAAGATCCTGCTGGCGACGGTGAAAGGGGACGTACACGATATCGGCAAGAATATCGTTGGCGTGGTATTGCAGTGCAACAACTATGAAATAATCGATCTGGGCGTAATGGTGCCTACCGATAAAATCCTCAAGACCGCTCGTGAAGAGCAGGTGGATATCATCGGCCTGTCCGGTCTGATCACCCCCTCGCTGGATGAGATGGTCAACGTGGCGAAGGAGATGGAGCGCCAGGGCTTTACCCTGCCGCTGATGATCGGCGGCGCGACGACGTCGAAAGCCCATACCGCGGTGAAAATCGAGCAGAACTACAGCGGCCCGACGGTCTATGTGCAGAACGCTTCCCGCACGGTGGGGGTGGTCTCCGCGCTGCTGTCCCCAACCCAGTACGCCGACTTTGTGGCGCGTACTCGCAAAGAGTATGAAACGGTGCGCATTCAGCACGGCCGCAAAAAGCCAAGAACGCCTCCCGTTACGCTGGAGGCCGCCCGCAACAATGCCTTCTCGCCGGATTGGGCAAGCTACACGCCGCCGGTTGCCCATCGATTAGGCGTGCAACAGGTTACCGCCAGCGTCGATACGCTGCGTCATTATATCGACTGGACGCCATTCTTTATGACCTGGTCGCTGGCCGGCAAATACCCGCGCATTCTGGAGGATGACGTGGTGGGCGAGGAAGCGAAGCGGCTGTTTGCCGACGCCAACGCCATGCTGGACGAACTGTCGGCGAGCGGTTCGCTTAATCCCCGCGGCGTGGTGGGATTATTCCCCGCCAACCGGGTGGGGGATGACGTGGAAATTTATAGCGACGAGCGGCGCGACAAGGTTCTGCTGGTCAGCCATCACCTGCGCCAGCAAACGGAAAAAACGGATTTTCCCAACTACTGTCTGGCCGATTTCGTCGCCCCCCAATCCAGCGGCAAGCCCGACTATCTGGGCGCTTTTGCCGTCACCGGCGGGCTGGAGGAGGATACGCTGGCCGAACGCTGGGACGCGAAGCATGACGATTACAACAAAATCATGGTCAAAGCGCTGTCGGATCGGCTGGCGGAGGCTTTCGCCGAGTATCTGCATGAGCGGGTGCGCAAAGTCTATTGGGGCTACGCGGCCAATGAAAACCTCAGCAATGACGAACTGATTCGGGAAAGCTATCAGGGAATTCGTCCGGCGCCGGGCTATCCGGCCTGTCCCGATCACACCGAAAAAGCGGAAATCTGGCAGCTGCTGGAGGTGGAAAAGCGCGCGGGGATGAAGCTTACCGACTCGTACGCCATGTGGCCGGGGGCGTCGGTATCCGGTTGGTACTTCAGCCATCCGGAGAGCAAATATTTCGCCGTGGCGCAGATTCAGCGCGATCAGGTGGAGGATTATGCCAAACGTAAAGGTATCAGCGTCAGCGAAATTGAGCGCTGGCTGGCGCCGAATCTGGGGTACGACGCGGACTAA
- the foxA gene encoding ferrioxamine B receptor FoxA — MLRKTRLALVIGCISGGFSVSALAEEEAAAPSAAGSDTIVVTTQTQSGATKLATPDIETPQAVSIVTRDQIQQQGAISVRQAVSYTPGVFSDQIGASNRFDYMVLRGFSDGSLDNVYLDGLKMMGDTNSHSSLVVDPWFLESIEVVRGPASVLYGRASPGGIVALNSRQPSFERSGQIKLFAGNNAQRGAAFDVTGPLDDDERFAFRLGGIVRKADTQFGPLKEERYAIAPSLTWRISDKTRLELMAYLHRDPEGGSHSGLPYEGAVVAHNGRKISNNFYEGEENYEKYDRKQNMVGYNFEQGFDNGWAVRQKLRYLKSKVRLDQVYAYGWSSADSLYRYYSGSREALSALTLDNQLDGSFDTGAVNHRLLVGIDYQQRHNDVDWPSGAFPDIDAFNPVYGALPTAMYPSTLEKHKLQQTGIYVQDQMSWERWRFTLGGRHDRVKVTNIDKSTGNRSELDKDNFSSRAALLYLFDSGFAPYVSYSTAFTPTSFVGEDGNVLEPMKGRQWEAGLKYQPEGSQNQYSMSLFRINQKNVATKVQPTDPYRSVGEIESEGVELEAVSHITDNLRLQAAYTYTDIRYKKSSPEEQGKRAIYAPRNQASAWASYDVNSGPLDGLTLGAGVRYVNGVTSDRANTHTLPSYTLVDMAVGYDLSKVGLKGLSAQLNVNNLTDKRYVAACNSLEFCYFGAERSIVGSLSYSF; from the coding sequence ATGTTGAGAAAAACGCGGCTGGCGCTGGTGATTGGGTGCATCTCGGGCGGCTTTAGCGTATCGGCGCTGGCGGAGGAAGAGGCGGCTGCGCCGTCTGCCGCCGGCAGCGATACGATAGTGGTAACCACGCAAACGCAAAGCGGCGCCACCAAGCTGGCGACGCCGGATATTGAAACGCCGCAGGCGGTTTCCATCGTCACGCGCGATCAGATTCAGCAGCAGGGGGCGATCAGCGTACGTCAGGCCGTCAGCTATACGCCGGGCGTATTCAGCGACCAGATCGGCGCGTCTAACCGCTTTGATTACATGGTGCTGCGTGGTTTTTCCGACGGCAGCCTGGATAACGTCTATCTGGACGGTTTGAAAATGATGGGGGATACCAACTCCCACAGTTCTCTGGTGGTCGATCCCTGGTTTCTGGAGAGCATTGAAGTGGTGAGAGGTCCGGCGTCGGTGCTGTATGGCCGCGCTTCTCCGGGCGGGATTGTGGCGCTGAATTCCCGCCAGCCGTCTTTTGAACGCAGCGGACAGATCAAACTGTTTGCCGGGAATAATGCCCAGCGCGGCGCGGCCTTTGACGTCACCGGGCCGCTGGACGACGACGAACGTTTCGCTTTCCGTCTTGGCGGCATCGTGCGTAAAGCGGATACCCAGTTCGGGCCGCTGAAAGAGGAGCGTTATGCCATCGCTCCCAGCCTGACGTGGCGCATTTCCGATAAAACCCGGCTGGAGCTGATGGCTTACCTGCATCGCGATCCGGAAGGCGGCAGCCACTCGGGTTTACCCTATGAGGGCGCCGTGGTGGCGCACAACGGTCGTAAAATCTCGAATAACTTCTATGAAGGGGAAGAGAATTACGAGAAGTACGACCGTAAGCAGAATATGGTGGGATACAACTTCGAACAGGGTTTTGATAACGGCTGGGCGGTACGCCAGAAACTGCGCTATCTGAAGAGCAAGGTCAGGTTGGATCAGGTGTATGCCTATGGCTGGAGCAGCGCCGACTCGCTTTATCGCTACTATTCCGGCTCGCGGGAAGCGCTTTCGGCGCTGACGCTGGATAACCAGCTCGACGGCAGCTTTGATACCGGCGCGGTGAACCACCGCCTGCTGGTGGGGATTGACTACCAGCAGCGCCATAATGACGTGGACTGGCCTTCAGGCGCCTTCCCGGATATTGATGCTTTCAACCCGGTTTATGGCGCCTTGCCGACTGCCATGTATCCGTCAACGCTTGAGAAGCATAAGCTGCAACAAACGGGGATCTACGTTCAGGATCAGATGAGCTGGGAGCGCTGGCGTTTCACGCTGGGCGGGCGCCACGATCGGGTGAAAGTGACCAATATCGATAAGAGCACGGGCAACCGCAGCGAACTGGATAAGGATAATTTCAGCTCCCGCGCGGCGTTGCTCTATTTGTTTGACTCCGGCTTTGCTCCTTACGTCAGCTACTCCACCGCGTTTACCCCCACCAGTTTTGTCGGCGAGGACGGCAACGTGCTGGAGCCGATGAAAGGCAGGCAGTGGGAAGCCGGGCTGAAATATCAGCCGGAAGGTTCGCAAAACCAGTACAGCATGTCGCTATTCCGCATTAATCAAAAGAATGTCGCCACCAAAGTGCAGCCGACCGACCCCTACCGCTCGGTGGGGGAGATCGAATCGGAGGGCGTGGAGCTGGAAGCCGTCAGCCATATTACCGACAATCTGCGCCTGCAGGCCGCCTACACTTATACGGATATTCGCTATAAGAAGAGCAGTCCGGAAGAGCAGGGGAAACGCGCCATTTACGCGCCGCGTAATCAGGCCAGCGCCTGGGCCAGCTACGATGTGAATAGCGGTCCGCTGGACGGTCTGACGCTGGGGGCCGGGGTACGCTACGTGAACGGCGTGACCAGCGATCGCGCCAATACGCATACGCTGCCTTCCTATACGCTGGTGGATATGGCGGTGGGGTACGATCTGTCGAAGGTCGGCTTAAAGGGGCTGAGCGCGCAGCTGAACGTGAATAACCTGACGGATAAACGTTACGTGGCGGCCTGTAACTCGCTGGAGTTCTGCTACTTCGGCGCCGAGCGCAGTATCGTCGGCAGCCTGTCCTACTCTTTCTGA
- a CDS encoding Na/Pi cotransporter family protein — protein MLTLLHLLSAIALLVWGTHIVRTGIMRVYGASLRRILSDSVDKKPWAFVAGIGVTALVQSSNATALLTTSFVSQRLVALAPALVIILGADVGTALMVRILTFDLSWLSPLLIFLGVIFFLSRKQTRIGQIGRVAIGLGLILLALEMIVAAATPITQTAGVKVLFSSLTGDIMLDALVGALFAVVSYSSLAAVLLTATLTASGVISLEVAMCLVIGANLGSGILTIISASAQNAAGRRVALGSMLFKLMGCLVVLPMVEILSRWLARLPLSSEELVIYFHLFYNLIRCLLLIPFADVVARLSCAMIADSPEVDMQMKPRHLDTSALDTPALALTNAARETLRIGDVVEQMLRLYRDVMQGDHMQRREVRRLDDDVDVLYTAIKLYLAQIPKESLDERDSRRWAEVIEVALNLEQAGDIIERMADDVANTSSTIRRAFSAQGLTELNHLHEQLLSNLRLGLSVFLSEDITSAKRLRRAKHRFRILNRRYAHAHVDRLHQQNVQSLETSSLHLGLLGDMNRLNSLFCSVAYNVLITRQEGEDEREEPTLTL, from the coding sequence GTGTTAACTTTGCTGCATTTACTTTCGGCGATTGCCTTGCTGGTGTGGGGAACGCACATTGTTCGCACCGGCATCATGCGTGTTTACGGCGCCAGTCTGCGGCGCATTCTTAGCGACAGCGTGGATAAGAAACCCTGGGCTTTTGTCGCCGGGATTGGCGTTACGGCGCTGGTGCAGAGCAGCAATGCCACCGCGTTGCTGACCACGTCCTTTGTTTCTCAGCGCCTGGTGGCGCTGGCGCCGGCGTTGGTGATTATTCTCGGCGCCGATGTCGGCACCGCGCTGATGGTGCGGATACTGACGTTCGATCTCTCCTGGCTATCCCCGCTACTGATTTTTCTGGGAGTGATCTTCTTTCTCAGCCGTAAACAGACGCGCATCGGCCAGATCGGTCGGGTGGCTATCGGCCTGGGGCTGATTTTGCTGGCGTTGGAAATGATCGTGGCGGCGGCCACGCCGATCACCCAGACCGCCGGCGTGAAAGTGCTGTTCTCTTCACTGACCGGCGACATCATGCTTGATGCGCTGGTCGGCGCGTTGTTCGCCGTGGTGAGTTATTCGAGTCTGGCGGCGGTTTTGCTGACCGCGACCTTGACGGCCAGCGGGGTGATTTCTCTGGAAGTGGCGATGTGCCTGGTGATTGGCGCCAACCTGGGGAGCGGGATATTGACGATAATCAGCGCCAGCGCCCAGAACGCCGCCGGACGGCGCGTGGCTCTCGGCAGTATGTTATTCAAGCTGATGGGCTGTCTGGTGGTCTTGCCGATGGTGGAGATACTTTCCCGCTGGTTGGCACGGTTGCCGCTGAGTTCGGAAGAGCTGGTCATTTATTTTCATCTTTTTTACAACCTGATCCGCTGCCTGTTGCTGATCCCGTTCGCCGACGTGGTGGCGCGGCTGTCCTGCGCCATGATTGCCGATTCGCCCGAAGTGGATATGCAGATGAAGCCGCGGCACCTGGATACCAGCGCGCTGGATACGCCGGCATTGGCTTTGACCAACGCCGCGCGGGAAACCTTGCGCATTGGGGACGTGGTGGAGCAGATGCTGCGCCTGTACCGCGACGTTATGCAGGGCGACCATATGCAGCGGCGGGAGGTTCGCCGGCTTGATGACGACGTCGACGTGCTGTATACCGCGATTAAGCTCTATCTGGCGCAAATACCGAAAGAGAGTCTCGACGAGCGGGATTCCCGGCGTTGGGCGGAAGTGATCGAGGTGGCGCTGAATCTGGAACAGGCGGGGGATATTATTGAGCGCATGGCGGACGATGTCGCCAATACCTCCTCGACCATCCGCCGCGCGTTTTCCGCTCAGGGACTGACTGAGTTAAATCATCTGCACGAGCAACTGCTGTCGAATCTGCGCCTTGGCCTGTCGGTATTTCTTTCCGAGGATATCACCAGCGCAAAACGTTTACGCCGCGCTAAACATCGTTTCCGAATTCTGAACCGGCGCTACGCCCACGCCCACGTTGATAGGTTGCATCAGCAGAATGTGCAGAGTCTGGAAACCAGCTCCCTGCATCTGGGGCTGTTGGGCGATATGAACCGGCTGAATTCGCTGTTTTGTTCGGTGGCCTACAACGTGTTGATCACCCGGCAGGAGGGGGAGGATGAGCGGGAAGAGCCGACGTTGACGCTGTGA
- the lysC gene encoding lysine-sensitive aspartokinase 3, with the protein MSVTEISAKTQSVVIAKFGGTSVADFDAMNHSADVVLSNPDVRVVVLSASAGVTNLLVALAEGPGQERRARLLEQIRNIQYAIIDRLENPAVIGDEIDRMLENVTTLSEAAALATSTALTDELVSHGELMSTLLFVEVLRQRDVIAEWFDVRKIMRTDDHFGRAEPNCRALGELTRSQLQPRLEKGLIITQGFIGSEEKGRTTTLGRGGSDYTAALLGEALHADRIDIWTDVPGIYTTDPRVVPAAKRIDQIMFEEAAEMATFGAKVLHPATLLPAVRSGIPVFVGSSKDPAAGGTLVCNKTENPPLFRALALRRKQTLLTLHSLNMLHARGFLAEVFSILARHNISVDLITTSEVNVALTLDTTGSTSTGGSLLSSALLTELSSLCRVEVEENLSLVALIGNKLSQACGVGKEVFGVLEPFSIRLICYGASSNNLCFLVPGNDAERVVQTLHRSLFE; encoded by the coding sequence ATGTCCGTAACTGAAATTTCCGCAAAAACGCAATCGGTGGTTATCGCCAAATTTGGCGGCACCAGCGTGGCCGACTTTGACGCCATGAACCACAGCGCCGACGTTGTTCTGTCCAATCCTGATGTGCGGGTGGTGGTACTCTCGGCCTCCGCCGGCGTCACCAATTTACTGGTCGCCCTGGCCGAAGGGCCGGGGCAGGAACGGCGCGCCCGGCTTCTGGAGCAGATCCGCAACATTCAATACGCCATTATTGACCGGCTGGAAAATCCGGCGGTGATCGGCGATGAAATCGACCGCATGCTGGAGAACGTCACCACCCTGTCCGAAGCCGCCGCGCTGGCGACCTCAACCGCGCTGACGGATGAGCTGGTCAGCCACGGCGAACTGATGTCCACGCTGCTGTTTGTCGAAGTCCTGCGCCAGCGCGACGTGATCGCCGAATGGTTCGACGTGCGTAAAATCATGCGTACCGACGACCATTTCGGCCGTGCGGAACCCAACTGCCGCGCCCTGGGAGAACTGACCCGCAGCCAGCTGCAGCCCAGGCTGGAGAAAGGCTTAATCATTACCCAGGGCTTTATCGGCAGCGAAGAGAAAGGGCGGACGACCACGCTGGGCCGCGGCGGCAGCGATTATACCGCCGCGCTGCTGGGTGAAGCGCTACATGCCGACCGCATCGATATCTGGACCGACGTGCCCGGTATCTATACCACCGATCCGCGCGTGGTGCCGGCGGCCAAACGCATCGACCAGATTATGTTTGAAGAAGCGGCCGAAATGGCGACGTTCGGCGCGAAAGTGCTGCATCCGGCAACGTTATTGCCCGCCGTACGCAGCGGAATTCCTGTGTTTGTCGGTTCCAGCAAGGATCCCGCCGCCGGCGGTACTCTGGTGTGCAATAAAACGGAAAACCCGCCGTTATTCCGCGCTCTGGCGCTGCGCCGCAAGCAAACGCTGCTCACCCTGCACAGTCTCAATATGCTGCATGCGCGCGGCTTTCTGGCCGAGGTGTTCAGCATTCTCGCCCGCCACAATATCTCCGTTGATTTGATCACCACTTCGGAAGTGAACGTGGCGCTGACGCTGGATACCACCGGTTCCACCTCGACCGGCGGCAGCCTGCTGTCCAGCGCCCTGCTGACCGAACTCTCTTCGCTGTGCCGGGTAGAAGTAGAGGAAAACTTGTCGCTGGTGGCGTTAATCGGCAACAAACTTTCCCAGGCCTGCGGCGTGGGCAAAGAGGTGTTTGGCGTACTGGAGCCGTTCAGCATCCGCCTGATTTGCTACGGCGCCAGCAGCAATAACCTCTGTTTCCTGGTGCCCGGCAATGACGCCGAGCGCGTGGTGCAAACGCTGCACCGCAGCCTGTTCGAGTAA